A window of the Streptomyces sp. NBC_00250 genome harbors these coding sequences:
- a CDS encoding glutamate--cysteine ligase, with protein MGRDVPALEFTREDRRRFRNKVHTCLDVFARMLRESRFDFERPQVGIEIELNLVDAAAEPAMRSTDVLEAIADPSWSTELGRFNLEINVEPRRLSAGGGPDSWEQEIRGALNHAEEKAAAIGAHLVMVGILPTLELTDAGPDSLSENPRYHLLNEQIFAARGEDLLISVDGVERLRTHAETITPEAACTSTQFHLQVSPDEFAEYWNAAQAVAGVQVALAANSPFLFSKELWRETRIPLFEQATDTRPDELKVQGVRPRVWFGEGWITSVFDLFEENARYFPALLPLCDDEDPEETLDRGGIPELSELTLHNGTVYRWNRPVYAVVDGVPHLRVENRVLPAGPTVADTLANGALYYGLIRALVDEDRPVWSRMSFSAAEDNLHAAARHGIDAQVYWPGMGEVPVTELVLRRLLPLADRGLERMGLEAAAREPLLGVIEQRCVSGRNGAVWQSEMFHHIHDIDHADRHQALRRMTQQYIEYMHLNAPAHTWPVD; from the coding sequence CGGTTCCGGAACAAGGTGCACACGTGCCTCGACGTGTTCGCGCGGATGCTGCGGGAGTCGCGCTTCGACTTCGAGCGGCCCCAGGTCGGCATCGAGATCGAACTGAACCTCGTGGACGCCGCCGCCGAACCGGCCATGCGCAGCACGGACGTCCTGGAGGCGATCGCCGATCCCTCCTGGTCGACCGAGCTGGGCCGCTTCAATCTGGAGATCAACGTCGAACCGCGGCGGCTCAGTGCGGGCGGTGGCCCCGACTCCTGGGAGCAGGAGATCCGCGGCGCGCTCAACCACGCGGAGGAGAAGGCGGCGGCGATCGGCGCGCATCTGGTCATGGTCGGCATCCTGCCGACCCTTGAGCTGACGGACGCGGGCCCGGACTCACTGTCCGAGAACCCCCGGTACCACCTCCTGAACGAGCAGATCTTCGCCGCGCGGGGCGAGGACCTGCTGATCTCGGTGGACGGGGTGGAGAGGCTGCGGACCCACGCGGAGACGATCACGCCGGAGGCGGCGTGCACCAGCACCCAGTTCCACCTCCAGGTCTCGCCGGACGAGTTCGCGGAGTACTGGAACGCCGCGCAGGCGGTGGCGGGGGTGCAGGTCGCCCTGGCGGCGAACTCCCCGTTCCTCTTCTCCAAGGAACTGTGGCGCGAGACGCGCATCCCGCTCTTCGAGCAGGCCACCGACACCCGGCCCGACGAGCTCAAGGTGCAGGGAGTGCGGCCGCGGGTGTGGTTCGGCGAGGGGTGGATCACCTCCGTCTTCGACCTCTTCGAGGAGAACGCCCGGTACTTCCCCGCGCTGCTGCCGCTCTGCGACGACGAGGACCCCGAGGAGACGCTCGACCGGGGAGGGATCCCCGAACTGTCCGAACTCACCCTGCACAACGGGACCGTCTACCGCTGGAACCGCCCCGTCTACGCCGTGGTCGACGGCGTTCCGCACCTCCGCGTGGAGAACCGGGTGCTGCCCGCGGGGCCCACGGTCGCCGACACGCTGGCCAACGGCGCCCTCTACTACGGCCTGATCCGGGCCCTGGTCGACGAGGACCGGCCCGTCTGGTCACGGATGTCCTTCTCGGCCGCGGAGGACAACCTGCACGCCGCCGCGCGCCACGGCATCGACGCCCAGGTGTACTGGCCCGGCATGGGCGAGGTCCCGGTGACCGAGCTGGTGCTGCGGCGCCTGCTGCCGCTCGCGGACCGCGGGCTCGAACGGATGGGCCTGGAGGCGGCCGCGCGGGAGCCGCTGCTCGGCGTCATCGAGCAGCGGTGCGTCAGCGGCCGCAACGGTGCGGTGTGGCAGTCCGAGATGTTCCACCACATCCACGACATCGACCACGCGGACCGGCACCAGGCGCTGCGGCGGATGACGCAGCAGTACATCGAGTACATGCACCTGAATGCTCCGGCACACACGTGGCCGGTCGACTGA
- a CDS encoding MFS transporter, which yields MTDTPSAHLDTTPDGTPGGTPGSAVPPPLPSRRPLRQLLAASVGNAVEWYDWYAYTFLAAYLANQIFPKSSGNSLVPLLSTFAVFAVGFFMRPVGGLLMGALADRHGRRTALTVTILLMGGSSLLVGLTPTYAAAGVLAPVVLVVARLLQGLSVGGEFAASTTFLVESAGPGRRGLFSSFQYVSTSAGQLAASGIAALLVSLLGEDGMNGWGWRIPFLLGAVFSLAGFWIRRGAEETRSVALREAPRPRLFDALRHHPRASLLICGITAGGTLAYYTWTSYLPTYAELNTGIDKADALLAGTLSLAFFALLQPVGGLLSDRFGRKPSLLFFGIGFAVLGVPLLRALDGSFLSLLLVQCAGMVLLTGFTSISAAVNAELFPARVRAAGIGFPYSLTVALFGGTAPYVGTLFKELDLPGLFPWYVAVLCLVSSAVYLRLPETAHKELDR from the coding sequence ATGACAGACACGCCTTCCGCGCACCTCGACACCACCCCCGACGGCACCCCCGGAGGCACCCCCGGCTCCGCCGTCCCGCCACCGCTCCCGTCCCGGCGGCCGTTACGGCAGCTCCTCGCGGCCTCCGTCGGCAACGCGGTGGAGTGGTACGACTGGTACGCGTACACCTTCCTGGCCGCCTACCTCGCGAACCAGATCTTCCCCAAGAGCTCCGGGAACTCCCTGGTCCCGCTCCTCTCGACCTTCGCCGTCTTCGCCGTCGGCTTCTTCATGCGCCCCGTCGGCGGACTCCTCATGGGCGCGCTCGCGGACCGTCACGGACGCCGGACGGCCCTCACCGTCACGATCCTCCTGATGGGCGGCAGCAGTCTGCTGGTCGGTCTGACCCCGACGTACGCCGCCGCCGGCGTCCTCGCCCCCGTCGTGCTCGTGGTCGCCCGACTCCTCCAAGGTCTGTCGGTAGGAGGGGAGTTCGCGGCCTCGACCACCTTCCTCGTCGAGTCGGCCGGACCAGGCCGACGCGGCCTGTTCTCCTCCTTCCAGTACGTCTCCACCTCCGCCGGACAGCTCGCCGCCTCCGGCATCGCCGCCCTGCTCGTCAGCCTGCTGGGTGAGGACGGGATGAACGGCTGGGGCTGGCGGATCCCCTTCCTGCTCGGCGCCGTGTTCAGCCTCGCCGGCTTCTGGATCCGCCGGGGCGCGGAGGAGACCCGGAGCGTCGCGCTGCGGGAAGCCCCCCGGCCTCGGCTCTTCGACGCACTGCGCCATCATCCCCGCGCCTCGCTGCTGATCTGTGGCATCACGGCCGGCGGCACCCTCGCGTACTACACGTGGACCTCCTACCTCCCCACGTACGCGGAGCTCAACACCGGCATCGACAAGGCGGACGCGCTGCTCGCCGGGACCCTCTCCCTGGCGTTCTTCGCGCTGCTGCAGCCGGTCGGCGGGCTGCTCTCGGACCGGTTCGGCCGCAAACCGTCCCTGCTCTTCTTCGGCATCGGCTTCGCGGTCCTCGGTGTGCCCCTGCTGCGGGCGCTCGACGGCTCGTTCCTCTCCCTCCTGCTCGTGCAGTGCGCGGGCATGGTGCTGCTGACCGGCTTCACCTCGATCTCGGCCGCGGTGAACGCCGAGCTGTTCCCCGCGCGCGTGCGGGCGGCCGGGATCGGCTTCCCGTACTCGCTGACGGTGGCGCTCTTCGGCGGCACGGCACCTTACGTCGGCACGCTCTTCAAGGAGCTCGACCTCCCCGGTCTCTTCCCCTGGTACGTGGCCGTCCTGTGCCTCGTCTCCTCGGCGGTGTACCTCCGGCTGCCGGAGACCGCCCACAAGGAACTGGACCGCTGA
- a CDS encoding Lrp/AsnC family transcriptional regulator has protein sequence MDALDRKILTELQMDGRLTVTELAARVRLSVSPCHRRLRDLEREGAIRGYRAVVDPAAVGLNFEALVFATLRWEDQDTVTAFEEAVTAIPHVIQAQRLFGEPDYLLRVATTDLVAYQQLYDQQLAKLPGVQRLTSTLVMKNVIADRPLPE, from the coding sequence ATGGACGCCCTGGACCGGAAGATTCTCACCGAGCTGCAGATGGACGGCCGCCTGACGGTGACCGAGCTGGCCGCCCGCGTGCGGCTGAGCGTCTCGCCCTGCCACCGCAGGCTGCGCGACCTCGAACGCGAGGGCGCCATCCGCGGCTACCGCGCCGTCGTCGACCCGGCGGCCGTCGGGCTGAACTTCGAAGCCCTCGTCTTCGCCACCCTGCGCTGGGAGGACCAGGACACCGTCACGGCCTTCGAAGAGGCCGTGACGGCCATCCCGCACGTCATCCAGGCCCAGCGCCTCTTCGGCGAGCCGGACTACCTCCTGCGCGTCGCCACCACGGACCTGGTCGCCTACCAGCAGCTCTACGACCAGCAGCTGGCCAAACTGCCGGGGGTCCAGCGGCTGACGTCGACCCTCGTCATGAAGAACGTCATCGCCGACCGTCCGCTGCCGGAGTAG
- a CDS encoding LysE family translocator, which yields MDTTTVAAFLAVDLLLVLTPGADWAYAISAGLRDRSVVPAVAGLIAGYAGYTLLAVAGLVVIVAGSATALTALTVAGAAYLMWLGVGVLRRPAVPTASPQAMASSRGRIMLKGAGISGLNPKALILYFSLFPQFIDSTGGWPVAAQTGLLGTLHMTACALVYLAVGVLARTVLSTRPSAARAVTRVSGAMMIAIGGFLLVERLMERLSG from the coding sequence ATGGACACGACGACGGTGGCGGCATTCCTGGCGGTGGATCTGCTGCTGGTGCTCACGCCGGGCGCGGACTGGGCCTACGCGATCTCGGCCGGGCTGCGGGACCGGTCGGTCGTTCCCGCCGTCGCCGGGCTGATAGCGGGATACGCCGGGTACACGCTGCTCGCCGTGGCCGGTCTGGTGGTGATCGTGGCCGGCTCGGCGACCGCCCTCACCGCGCTCACCGTCGCCGGGGCCGCCTATCTGATGTGGCTGGGCGTGGGCGTCCTGCGCCGGCCGGCCGTGCCGACCGCGTCCCCACAGGCCATGGCCTCCTCACGGGGGCGGATCATGCTGAAGGGCGCGGGGATCAGCGGCCTGAACCCCAAGGCCCTGATCCTGTACTTCTCGCTGTTCCCGCAGTTCATCGACAGCACGGGCGGCTGGCCCGTCGCCGCCCAGACGGGACTGCTCGGCACGCTCCACATGACGGCCTGCGCACTGGTCTACCTCGCCGTCGGCGTGCTCGCCCGCACCGTCCTGAGCACCAGGCCCTCGGCGGCCCGAGCCGTCACCCGCGTCTCCGGTGCCATGATGATCGCCATCGGCGGATTCCTGCTGGTGGAACGCCTGATGGAACGCCTGAGCGGCTGA
- a CDS encoding S1 family peptidase, with translation MNLKRLSPLGGAARGARLIAVASALLAASALAVPASSAATAVEGRATASQLAAADQAVRGADVPGTAWYTDQATGKIVLTADSTVSAAEIAKIKTAAGDRAANLEIKRTPGTFNKLIAGGQAIYAGGGRCSLGFNVRSGSTYYALTAGHCTNIGSTWYTNSANTTVLGTRAGTSFPTNDYGIIRHSNASAADGRVYLYNGTYRDITGAGNASVGQSVQRSGSTTGLHGGTVTGLNATVNYGGGDIVYGLIQTNVCAEPGDSGGALFSGTTALGLTSGGSGNCSSGGTTFFQPVTEALSAYGVSVF, from the coding sequence GTGAACCTCAAGCGTCTGTCCCCCCTCGGCGGCGCCGCCAGGGGCGCACGGCTGATCGCCGTGGCCTCCGCGCTGCTCGCCGCCTCAGCGCTTGCCGTCCCCGCCTCGTCCGCCGCCACGGCCGTGGAAGGCCGGGCCACCGCCTCCCAGCTCGCCGCCGCCGACCAGGCCGTACGCGGAGCCGACGTGCCCGGCACCGCGTGGTACACCGACCAGGCGACCGGGAAGATCGTCCTCACCGCCGACTCCACCGTCTCCGCCGCCGAGATCGCCAAGATCAAGACGGCGGCCGGCGACCGCGCCGCCAACCTGGAGATCAAGCGGACGCCCGGCACGTTCAACAAGCTCATCGCGGGCGGCCAGGCCATCTACGCGGGCGGCGGGCGCTGCTCGCTCGGCTTCAACGTCCGCAGCGGCTCGACCTACTACGCCCTGACGGCCGGTCACTGCACCAACATCGGCAGCACCTGGTACACCAACTCGGCCAACACCACGGTGCTCGGCACCCGCGCCGGCACCAGCTTCCCGACCAACGACTACGGCATCATCCGCCACTCCAACGCCTCGGCGGCGGACGGTCGGGTCTACCTCTACAACGGCACCTACCGCGACATCACCGGCGCGGGCAACGCCTCCGTCGGCCAGTCCGTACAGCGCAGCGGCAGCACCACCGGTCTGCACGGCGGAACGGTCACCGGCCTCAACGCGACCGTCAACTACGGCGGCGGCGACATCGTCTACGGCCTGATCCAGACCAACGTCTGCGCCGAGCCGGGTGACAGCGGCGGCGCGCTCTTCTCCGGCACCACGGCCCTCGGCCTCACCTCCGGCGGCAGCGGCAACTGCTCCAGCGGCGGCACCACCTTCTTCCAGCCGGTGACGGAGGCGCTGAGCGCGTACGGCGTGAGCGTCTTCTAA
- a CDS encoding serine hydrolase domain-containing protein: protein MQETPSTAGHCDPRFTGVRDAFEANFRTGDELGAAVTVQVHGETVVDLWGGWADAARTRRWERDTVVNVWSTTKGVTALCAHLLADRGLLYLDAPVASYWPEFAAAGKEKLPVRHLLSHRAGLAGLREPLPLAEFYDWEVTTARLAATEPWWEPGTRSGYHAMTYGFLVGEVIRRITGRLPSDFLREEITGPLGIDFTIGLPEKESARAAELVHPRTSSASEQAAIFAQLEPAALAALANPLVGAEQANSPEWRAAELPAANGHGTARAVAQLYGVFAGRGRAGEHRILSEPAAERAREGQGACRDLVLGAGFAHDTECALGLWLSGPNFSYGPNPRAFGHDGFGGSCGLADPEAGVSVGYVMNRMGPHIADDPRKTALVEAVYAAL, encoded by the coding sequence ATGCAAGAGACCCCCTCGACCGCAGGGCACTGCGACCCCCGCTTCACCGGCGTACGGGACGCCTTCGAGGCCAACTTCCGTACGGGGGACGAGCTCGGGGCCGCCGTGACGGTCCAGGTCCACGGCGAGACCGTGGTCGATCTGTGGGGCGGCTGGGCGGACGCCGCCCGCACGCGCCGCTGGGAGCGCGACACCGTGGTCAACGTCTGGTCCACGACCAAGGGGGTGACCGCCCTCTGCGCCCATCTGCTCGCCGACCGCGGACTGCTCTACCTGGACGCCCCGGTCGCCTCGTACTGGCCCGAGTTCGCCGCCGCCGGCAAGGAGAAGCTCCCCGTACGCCATCTCCTCTCCCACCGCGCCGGGCTGGCCGGCCTGCGCGAGCCGCTCCCGCTCGCGGAGTTCTACGACTGGGAGGTGACGACCGCCCGGCTCGCGGCGACGGAGCCCTGGTGGGAACCCGGCACCCGGTCCGGCTACCACGCCATGACGTACGGCTTCCTGGTCGGCGAGGTGATCCGGCGCATCACCGGACGACTGCCCAGCGACTTCCTCCGAGAGGAGATCACCGGCCCCCTCGGCATCGACTTCACCATCGGCCTGCCGGAGAAGGAGTCCGCCCGGGCGGCGGAGCTCGTCCACCCCCGCACCTCGTCGGCGAGCGAACAGGCGGCGATCTTCGCCCAGTTGGAGCCCGCCGCCCTGGCCGCCCTGGCCAACCCGCTCGTCGGCGCCGAGCAGGCCAACAGCCCCGAGTGGCGGGCCGCCGAGCTGCCCGCGGCGAACGGCCACGGGACGGCCCGGGCGGTCGCCCAGCTGTACGGCGTCTTCGCCGGGCGCGGCCGGGCCGGTGAGCACCGGATCCTCTCCGAACCGGCCGCCGAAAGGGCCCGCGAGGGGCAGGGCGCCTGCCGGGACCTGGTCCTGGGCGCGGGCTTCGCCCACGACACCGAGTGCGCGCTGGGGCTCTGGCTCAGCGGCCCCAACTTCTCGTACGGCCCCAATCCCCGCGCCTTCGGCCACGACGGCTTCGGCGGCTCCTGCGGCCTCGCGGACCCGGAAGCGGGGGTCTCCGTGGGGTACGTCATGAACCGCATGGGCCCCCACATCGCGGACGACCCCCGCAAGACGGCCCTGGTCGAGGCGGTGTACGCGGCACTCTGA
- a CDS encoding glycoside hydrolase family 15 protein: protein MPEYPPIANHGMIGDLQTAALISAEGAVDWFCAPRFDSPSIFASLLDQERGGHFTIAPAHDDVTVRQLYLPDTAVLITRFLTPEGVGEVVDFMPVHDRSDVPTDRHRLVRALRVVRGTLTFDVACRPRFDYGRAPHTLTLDGATATFHGPDLDVHLRSSVPLEADGQDVRATVTLRHGQTAGIVLETSSPGAAAPDPITEEALEAALEETRVFWHGWIRRCRYRGRWQSMVNRSAITLKLLIYAPSGAPIAAPTMGLPEQVGGERNWDYRYTWIRDASFSVRVLLDLGYIEEADAFRRWLGGRGRAPRVPGSEPMQIMYRVDGDPHLTEEVLPHLSGYRDSYPVRAGNGAADQLQLDIYGEFAYAMTHSPDLAELAGYEGWKGFSALIDWLCDNWDRPDEGIWETRGGRKDFTYSRMMCWVALDRGIRLATEYARPADVPRWTAQRDAILVQVMERGWNPERKAFVQHYDSEVLDASLLLMPLVGFISPRAPSWLSTLDAMDRELVTDSLVYRYNPEASPDGLRGSEGTFSLCSFLYVEALARAGRLDQARYAMDKMLTYANHVGLFAEEIGRTGEQLGNFPQSFTHLALITAAMALDEELDKAADRR from the coding sequence GTGCCCGAGTACCCCCCGATCGCCAACCACGGAATGATCGGCGACCTGCAGACCGCCGCACTGATCTCCGCCGAGGGCGCGGTCGACTGGTTCTGCGCACCCCGGTTCGACTCTCCGAGCATCTTCGCCTCGCTGCTCGACCAGGAGCGCGGCGGCCACTTCACCATCGCTCCCGCCCACGACGACGTGACCGTCCGCCAGCTCTACCTGCCCGACACAGCCGTCCTGATCACCAGGTTCCTCACCCCGGAGGGGGTGGGCGAGGTGGTCGACTTCATGCCGGTGCACGACCGGTCGGACGTACCCACCGACCGGCACCGCCTCGTACGCGCCCTGCGCGTGGTGCGCGGCACCCTCACCTTCGACGTCGCGTGCCGGCCGCGCTTCGACTACGGGCGCGCGCCGCACACCCTCACGCTCGACGGCGCCACCGCCACCTTCCACGGCCCCGACCTCGACGTCCACCTGCGGAGCTCCGTCCCCCTGGAAGCCGACGGGCAGGACGTGCGTGCCACCGTCACCCTCCGGCACGGCCAGACCGCCGGAATCGTCCTGGAAACCTCCTCCCCGGGAGCCGCCGCCCCCGACCCGATCACCGAGGAGGCCCTTGAGGCGGCGCTGGAGGAGACCCGCGTCTTCTGGCACGGATGGATCCGCCGGTGCCGCTACCGGGGCCGCTGGCAGAGCATGGTCAACCGCTCGGCCATCACGCTCAAGCTGCTCATCTACGCCCCCTCCGGCGCCCCGATCGCCGCCCCCACCATGGGGCTCCCCGAGCAGGTCGGCGGCGAGCGGAACTGGGACTACCGCTACACCTGGATCCGTGACGCGTCCTTCTCGGTGCGGGTCCTGCTCGACCTCGGATACATCGAGGAGGCCGACGCCTTCCGGCGCTGGCTCGGCGGCCGCGGCCGCGCCCCGCGCGTGCCCGGCAGCGAGCCGATGCAGATCATGTACCGGGTCGACGGCGACCCCCATCTGACCGAGGAGGTCCTGCCCCACCTGTCCGGGTACCGCGACTCCTACCCCGTACGGGCCGGGAACGGGGCCGCCGACCAGCTCCAGCTCGACATCTACGGCGAGTTCGCCTACGCGATGACCCACTCCCCCGACCTCGCCGAACTCGCCGGTTACGAGGGCTGGAAGGGGTTCTCCGCACTCATCGACTGGCTCTGCGACAACTGGGACCGCCCCGACGAGGGCATCTGGGAGACCCGCGGCGGCCGCAAGGACTTCACCTACAGCCGGATGATGTGCTGGGTCGCCCTCGACCGCGGCATCCGTCTCGCCACCGAGTACGCCCGTCCCGCCGACGTCCCGCGCTGGACCGCGCAGCGCGACGCGATCCTCGTCCAGGTGATGGAGCGCGGCTGGAACCCGGAGCGGAAGGCCTTCGTCCAGCACTACGACAGCGAGGTGCTCGACGCGTCGCTGCTGCTCATGCCCCTCGTCGGCTTCATCTCGCCCAGGGCGCCCTCGTGGCTGTCCACCCTGGACGCCATGGACCGTGAACTCGTCACCGACAGCCTCGTCTACCGCTACAACCCCGAGGCGTCCCCCGACGGGCTGCGCGGCTCCGAGGGCACCTTCTCGCTCTGCAGCTTCCTCTACGTAGAGGCGCTCGCCCGGGCCGGCCGCCTCGACCAGGCCCGCTACGCCATGGACAAGATGCTCACGTACGCCAACCACGTGGGACTCTTCGCCGAGGAGATCGGACGCACCGGCGAACAACTCGGCAACTTCCCCCAGTCGTTCACCCACCTCGCTCTCATCACCGCCGCGATGGCCCTCGACGAGGAACTCGACAAGGCCGCCGATCGGAGGTGA
- the zapE gene encoding cell division protein ZapE, with protein sequence MNHTMRRQYAAMRTHFQQAADQRGFTLSAAQEQAAERLSLLAAELAVTGGPFRRSRPAPRNLYVWGPVGRGKSWLVDAFFDGLPIARKRRLHFHDFFRALHDGVAHEGRNREGGHSAVDRAVDELLGDCRLLVFDEFHAHDAGDAMLVARLFRTLLDRHVTLVTTSNYPPAGLMPDPLYHHLFEPTIQRIEERMDVLDVSGPTDFRRRPSPSHDAPRFAEGACLADGAEALRDEPGLDAPRPGEAVLVPAHHRDLPAKAARADLVWFGFDTLCEGTTAVPDYLALAERFGTLVLDGVPPLASCTSDGRQRFANLVDVCCDRDTRLFLIGADPLAGLPEDSALLRDLDRTASRLAMLRRADLAR encoded by the coding sequence GTGAATCACACGATGCGCCGGCAGTACGCGGCGATGCGCACCCACTTCCAACAGGCCGCCGACCAGCGGGGTTTCACCCTCTCCGCGGCACAGGAGCAGGCCGCCGAACGGCTCAGCCTGCTCGCCGCCGAACTTGCGGTGACCGGCGGCCCGTTCCGCCGCTCCCGCCCCGCGCCCCGCAACCTCTACGTGTGGGGCCCGGTCGGGCGCGGCAAGAGCTGGCTCGTGGACGCCTTCTTCGACGGGCTGCCGATCGCCCGCAAGCGGCGACTGCACTTCCACGACTTCTTCCGCGCCCTGCACGACGGCGTGGCCCACGAAGGCCGGAACCGCGAAGGCGGGCACAGCGCCGTCGACCGTGCTGTCGACGAGCTGCTCGGCGACTGCCGGCTCCTCGTCTTCGACGAGTTCCACGCCCATGACGCGGGAGACGCGATGCTCGTCGCCCGCCTCTTCCGGACGCTCCTCGACCGGCACGTCACCCTCGTGACCACCTCCAACTACCCGCCCGCCGGCCTGATGCCCGACCCGCTGTACCACCACCTCTTCGAGCCCACGATCCAGCGGATCGAGGAGCGGATGGACGTCCTCGACGTGTCCGGCCCGACGGACTTCCGACGCCGGCCGTCGCCGTCCCACGACGCACCGAGGTTCGCGGAAGGGGCGTGCCTGGCGGACGGGGCCGAAGCCCTGAGGGACGAACCGGGACTGGACGCGCCGCGGCCCGGTGAGGCCGTCCTCGTGCCCGCGCACCACCGCGACCTGCCCGCCAAGGCCGCCCGCGCCGACCTGGTGTGGTTCGGCTTCGACACGCTCTGCGAGGGCACCACGGCGGTGCCCGACTACCTGGCCCTCGCCGAGCGATTCGGCACCCTGGTCCTGGACGGCGTACCCCCGCTGGCCTCGTGCACGTCGGACGGCCGGCAGCGCTTCGCCAACCTGGTGGACGTCTGCTGCGACCGCGACACACGCCTGTTCCTGATCGGCGCCGACCCGCTGGCCGGGCTGCCCGAGGACTCCGCCCTCCTGCGCGATCTGGACCGTACGGCGAGCCGGCTGGCGATGCTGCGCCGCGCGGACCTCGCCCGGTAG
- a CDS encoding PadR family transcriptional regulator, with protein MAIEHAILVSLLEKPGSGYELARRFERSIGYFWTASHQQIYRVLKRMENDGWVDVRDVPQHGRPDKKEYSVADLGRAALSSWLHEPVEPESLRHDLAVKIRGAAFDDPAALIDEVERHRRTHAERLAHYLAGEERDFPSAEAEPEAPDAGRELQHVVLRGGIAYERMTLAWLDDVLATLHRLAAPR; from the coding sequence GTGGCGATCGAACACGCGATTCTCGTGTCCCTCCTTGAGAAGCCCGGATCCGGCTACGAGCTGGCCCGGCGCTTCGAGCGGTCCATCGGCTACTTCTGGACCGCCAGCCATCAGCAGATCTACCGCGTGCTGAAGCGGATGGAGAACGACGGCTGGGTCGACGTCCGGGACGTGCCGCAGCACGGCCGCCCGGACAAGAAGGAGTACTCCGTCGCGGACCTGGGACGGGCCGCCCTGTCCAGCTGGCTGCACGAGCCCGTCGAACCCGAGAGCCTCCGGCACGACCTCGCCGTGAAGATCCGCGGCGCGGCCTTCGACGACCCGGCAGCGCTGATCGACGAGGTGGAGCGGCACCGGCGCACACACGCGGAGCGGCTCGCCCACTACCTCGCCGGCGAGGAACGCGACTTCCCGTCGGCCGAAGCGGAGCCGGAGGCGCCGGACGCGGGGAGAGAGCTCCAGCACGTCGTGCTGCGCGGCGGCATCGCGTACGAACGGATGACGCTCGCCTGGCTCGACGACGTCCTCGCCACCCTCCACCGACTCGCCGCCCCGCGCTGA